A stretch of the Amycolatopsis sp. BJA-103 genome encodes the following:
- a CDS encoding alpha/beta hydrolase has translation MRRVLITALAVATLASVAVTAPAGAAEAAQPAETITWGACTDPTLINAGAECGYLSVPLDYSRPRGEKIQLALSRVKHKTPEAQYQGVMLTNPGGPGGSGLLLATRGTRVPNHAGDAYDWVGFDPRGVGSSKPALSCIPNYMDYNRPEYVPTTRQLEKTWLQRSKSYADACAKNNSRALLENIKTTDTVKDMESIRKALGAEQLNFYGYSYGTYLGQVYGTLFPQHVRRMVLDSTVDPRNVWYQANLNQDLAYDVNLNIWFGWVASHDDVYHLGKTQAAVKQVFDEQLKKLRAVPAGGYVGPDEFLDVFNQASYYQLRWTLLGDALAKFVNKGDWQTMKGLFENFGGRGDDNGYAVYLAVQCSDVKWPQSWQQWKHDNWRTYQKAPYFTWQNAWYNGPCLYWPAKPGKPVKVDGKKVPSVLMIGETLDAATPYEGSLEVRSRFPGARLIGEPGGTSHAITPRGNACVDNKIADYLATGALPARKPGRTADVECAPLPLPVPPPVPAVADAATSRVPA, from the coding sequence TTGAGACGTGTGCTCATCACCGCGCTGGCCGTCGCCACGCTCGCCTCGGTCGCGGTGACCGCGCCCGCCGGTGCGGCGGAAGCGGCGCAACCCGCCGAGACCATCACCTGGGGGGCGTGCACCGACCCGACGTTGATCAACGCCGGCGCCGAGTGCGGCTACCTGTCCGTTCCGCTCGACTACTCGCGCCCGCGCGGCGAGAAGATCCAGCTCGCGCTCAGCCGCGTCAAGCACAAGACGCCCGAAGCGCAGTACCAGGGCGTCATGCTCACCAACCCCGGTGGCCCCGGCGGTTCCGGGCTGCTGCTCGCGACCCGCGGCACGCGCGTGCCGAACCACGCCGGCGACGCCTACGACTGGGTCGGTTTCGACCCGCGCGGCGTCGGCTCCAGCAAGCCCGCGCTTTCGTGCATCCCGAACTACATGGACTACAACCGGCCGGAATACGTGCCGACGACGCGGCAGCTGGAGAAGACCTGGTTGCAGCGCTCGAAGTCCTACGCCGACGCGTGCGCGAAGAACAACAGCCGCGCGCTGCTGGAGAACATCAAGACGACCGACACGGTCAAGGACATGGAGAGCATCCGCAAGGCGCTCGGCGCCGAGCAGCTGAACTTCTACGGGTACTCCTACGGCACCTATCTCGGCCAGGTGTACGGGACGCTGTTCCCGCAGCACGTCCGCCGGATGGTCCTCGACTCCACTGTGGACCCCCGTAATGTCTGGTACCAGGCCAACCTGAACCAGGACCTCGCGTACGACGTCAACCTCAACATCTGGTTCGGCTGGGTCGCGTCGCACGACGACGTCTACCACCTCGGCAAGACGCAGGCCGCGGTGAAGCAGGTCTTCGACGAGCAGCTGAAGAAGCTTCGCGCGGTCCCGGCGGGCGGCTACGTCGGGCCGGACGAGTTCCTCGACGTCTTCAACCAGGCCTCCTACTACCAGCTGCGCTGGACACTGCTCGGTGACGCGCTCGCGAAGTTCGTCAACAAGGGTGACTGGCAGACGATGAAGGGCCTGTTCGAGAACTTCGGCGGCCGCGGTGACGACAACGGTTACGCCGTCTATCTCGCCGTCCAGTGCTCGGACGTGAAATGGCCGCAGAGCTGGCAGCAGTGGAAGCACGACAACTGGCGCACCTACCAGAAGGCGCCGTACTTCACCTGGCAGAACGCCTGGTACAACGGCCCTTGCCTGTACTGGCCCGCGAAACCCGGCAAGCCGGTCAAGGTCGACGGCAAGAAGGTGCCGAGTGTGCTGATGATCGGCGAGACGCTCGACGCGGCGACGCCGTACGAAGGCAGCCTCGAGGTGCGTAGCCGGTTCCCCGGCGCTCGCCTGATCGGAGAACCGGGCGGCACGAGTCACGCGATCACTCCGCGCGGCAACGCCTGCGTCGACAACAAGATCGCCGACTACCTGGCCACCGGTGCGCTGCCCGCGCGCAAGCCAGGGCGGACGGCCGACGTCGAATGCGCGCCGCTGCCGCTCCCGGTGCCTCCTCCGGTTCCGGCAGTCGCTGACGCGGCCACCTCCAGGGTGCCCGCCTAG
- a CDS encoding ABC transporter ATP-binding protein, translating to MADAFSLEGLVKRFGDVLAVDDVSVRVAPGEVVALLGPNGAGKSTTIDMLLGLTRPDAGQVRVAGLSAAEAMDRGMVGAMAQNGTLLRDATVVELVGLFASLHRNPLPTREVLKRAGVTEYANRRCGKLSGGEQQRVRFALALVGDPDLLVLDEPTAAMDVDGRRRFWAAMREYTETGRTVLFATHYLAEAEDYADRVVLMRHGGVVADGPVGEVRAAVAGRVLRAAVPDATEAALAALPGVSRAVLRAGHAELSCADSDAAIRGLLREFPLAANIEITAVGLEEAFIALTADAAEGALR from the coding sequence ATGGCGGACGCGTTCAGCCTCGAAGGGCTCGTGAAGCGCTTCGGCGACGTCCTGGCCGTCGACGACGTCAGCGTGCGGGTCGCACCGGGGGAGGTCGTGGCGCTGCTCGGGCCGAACGGCGCGGGCAAGTCGACCACGATCGACATGCTGCTGGGCCTGACCAGGCCTGATGCGGGTCAGGTCCGCGTCGCCGGGCTCAGCGCGGCCGAGGCGATGGACCGGGGGATGGTCGGCGCGATGGCGCAGAACGGGACGCTGCTCAGGGACGCCACGGTCGTCGAGCTCGTCGGCCTGTTCGCCTCGCTGCACCGGAATCCGCTGCCCACCCGCGAGGTGCTCAAGCGCGCCGGCGTCACCGAGTACGCGAACCGCCGCTGCGGGAAGCTCTCCGGTGGCGAGCAGCAGCGGGTGCGGTTCGCGCTCGCGCTGGTCGGCGATCCGGATCTGCTGGTGCTCGACGAGCCGACCGCGGCCATGGACGTCGACGGGCGGCGCCGCTTCTGGGCGGCGATGCGCGAGTACACCGAGACGGGCCGCACGGTCCTCTTCGCGACGCACTACCTCGCCGAAGCGGAGGACTACGCGGACCGTGTCGTGCTCATGCGGCACGGCGGGGTCGTCGCGGACGGGCCGGTCGGCGAGGTCCGGGCCGCGGTCGCCGGCCGGGTGCTGCGCGCCGCCGTCCCGGATGCCACCGAGGCCGCGCTCGCCGCGCTGCCCGGGGTGTCGCGCGCGGTGCTGCGGGCCGGTCACGCGGAGCTGAGCTGCGCCGATTCCGACGCCGCCATCCGCGGTCTGCTGCGTGAGTTCCCGCTCGCCGCGAACATCGAAATCACCGCCGTGGGACTGGAAGAGGCCTTCATCGCGCTGACCGCCGATGCGGCCGAAGGAGCTTTGAGATGA
- a CDS encoding ABC transporter permease, with translation MNLSYLALEIKRIVRSPQFALFTIGMPLAMFLLFGGIFGAREIAPGISTATVTMVNMAAYGAMTAALFTGTRVATERTDGWQRTLRLTPMRAPGYLMVKVSAGLFVALPVLLVIFAAGMIRGIRLETGQWLTIFGALWLGALPFAVLGLMIGLFGKGDTVQAVTGALMLPLGMFGGLWIPLQVLPGWMNTAGYIMPTYWLGEIGRAPVLGGSGALTAVLVLAAWLVVPALVVMARFRLDTARL, from the coding sequence ATGAACCTGAGTTACCTCGCGCTGGAGATCAAGCGCATCGTCCGCAGCCCGCAGTTCGCGCTGTTCACCATCGGCATGCCGCTCGCGATGTTCCTGTTGTTCGGCGGGATCTTCGGCGCTCGCGAGATCGCTCCGGGGATTTCGACCGCGACCGTGACCATGGTGAACATGGCCGCGTACGGCGCCATGACCGCCGCGCTGTTCACCGGCACGCGCGTCGCCACCGAGCGCACCGACGGCTGGCAGCGCACCCTGCGGCTGACCCCGATGCGGGCGCCGGGCTATCTGATGGTCAAGGTGTCGGCGGGATTGTTCGTCGCGCTGCCGGTGCTGCTGGTGATCTTCGCGGCGGGCATGATCCGCGGCATCCGGCTCGAAACCGGCCAATGGCTGACGATCTTCGGCGCGCTGTGGCTCGGCGCGCTGCCGTTCGCGGTGCTGGGCCTGATGATCGGCCTGTTCGGCAAGGGCGACACCGTGCAGGCGGTGACCGGCGCGCTGATGCTGCCGCTGGGCATGTTCGGCGGACTGTGGATCCCGTTGCAGGTCCTGCCCGGCTGGATGAACACCGCCGGGTACATCATGCCGACGTACTGGCTCGGCGAGATCGGCCGCGCGCCGGTGCTGGGCGGGTCCGGCGCGCTGACCGCGGTCCTGGTGCTCGCCGCCTGGCTGGTGGTGCCCGCGCTCGTGGTGATGGCGAGGTTCCGGCTTGACACGGCGAGACTGTGA
- a CDS encoding transcriptional regulator: MSEDGLPQLDPVIHAQARLRVTVALSSLGPGDRITFPRLQQLLDMTPGNLSTHLRKLEDAGYVEITKAFEHRTPVTLVELTTRGRAAFEEYTKALHRLLEVPGDGRA, from the coding sequence ATGAGCGAAGACGGGCTGCCCCAGCTCGATCCGGTGATCCACGCGCAGGCGCGGCTGCGGGTCACCGTGGCGCTGTCGAGCCTCGGGCCGGGGGACCGCATCACCTTCCCGCGGCTGCAGCAGTTGCTGGACATGACGCCGGGCAACCTGTCGACCCATCTGCGCAAACTCGAAGACGCCGGCTACGTCGAGATCACCAAGGCGTTCGAACATCGCACGCCGGTGACGCTGGTCGAGCTGACCACGCGGGGCCGGGCGGCGTTCGAGGAGTACACGAAGGCCTTGCACCGTCTTCTCGAGGTACCGGGCGATGGGCGGGCATGA
- a CDS encoding DNA polymerase IV, which translates to MGGHDRWVIHLDMDAFYASCEQLTRPTLAHRPVLVGGAGPRGVVAGASYQAREHGIKSAMPMSQARRLLPPNGVILPPRFKLYELLSTRVFDLVAQYAPVLERISLDEAFAEPPSLAGASSAGVREFGARLREHIRSEIGLVASIGAASGKQVAKVASDLAKPDGLLVVDQGTERDFLAPLPTRVLWGIGPVAEGKLRAIGVRTLGQLTALSEADAVSTLGSVVGRDLRRLATGADDRPVSGRAELKQVSAETTFDRDLIDLASLRREVRDLAVHAHKRLVNADRVARTVVVKLRHTDFSTVTRSETMASPTDEFDQLASMAERLLIDPAEFGGVRLAGVAFSGLSVPHQDPLFTLAVPAPDVPLVERAPAPEVVVSSTWRPGDDVAHDEYGSGWVQGAGHGRVTVRFETRSSGPGVARTFLQDDPALHRGDAGDCLA; encoded by the coding sequence ATGGGCGGGCATGACCGGTGGGTCATCCACCTCGACATGGACGCGTTCTACGCCTCGTGTGAACAGCTGACCCGGCCGACCCTGGCCCACCGTCCGGTCCTGGTCGGCGGCGCGGGCCCGCGCGGCGTGGTCGCCGGGGCGAGTTATCAGGCGCGGGAACACGGCATCAAATCGGCGATGCCGATGTCGCAGGCCCGGCGGCTGTTGCCACCCAACGGGGTCATCCTGCCGCCGCGGTTCAAACTGTACGAATTGCTGAGCACGCGGGTGTTCGACCTCGTCGCCCAGTACGCGCCCGTGCTGGAGCGGATCTCCCTCGACGAGGCTTTCGCGGAACCGCCGTCGCTGGCCGGGGCGTCGTCGGCGGGGGTGCGGGAGTTCGGTGCCCGCCTGCGGGAGCACATCCGGTCCGAAATCGGGCTGGTGGCGTCGATCGGGGCGGCGTCGGGGAAGCAGGTCGCGAAGGTCGCGTCGGATCTGGCGAAGCCGGACGGGCTGCTCGTCGTCGACCAGGGCACCGAACGCGACTTCCTCGCGCCGCTGCCGACCAGGGTGCTGTGGGGGATCGGCCCGGTGGCGGAAGGAAAACTGCGGGCGATCGGCGTGCGGACGCTGGGCCAGCTGACCGCGCTCTCCGAGGCCGACGCGGTGTCCACTTTGGGCAGTGTTGTCGGGCGGGACCTGCGGCGCCTGGCCACCGGCGCCGACGACCGGCCGGTGTCCGGCCGCGCGGAGCTCAAGCAGGTCAGCGCGGAGACGACCTTCGACCGGGACCTGATCGACCTGGCGAGCCTGCGGCGCGAGGTCCGCGACCTCGCCGTCCACGCGCACAAACGGCTCGTCAACGCCGACCGGGTCGCGCGGACGGTGGTGGTGAAACTGCGGCACACCGACTTCAGCACGGTGACGAGGTCGGAGACGATGGCTTCGCCTACCGACGAATTCGACCAGCTCGCCTCGATGGCGGAACGGCTGCTCATCGACCCGGCCGAATTCGGCGGGGTGCGGCTGGCCGGGGTCGCGTTCTCCGGGCTTTCGGTACCGCATCAGGATCCGCTGTTCACTCTTGCCGTTCCGGCTCCCGACGTGCCCTTGGTCGAGCGAGCGCCCGCGCCGGAGGTCGTCGTCTCCTCGACTTGGCGGCCCGGGGACGACGTGGCGCACGACGAGTACGGAAGTGGCTGGGTGCAGGGAGCCGGGCACGGCCGGGTGACCGTGCGCTTCGAGACGCGGTCCAGCGGCCCGGGCGTCGCACGGACCTTCCTCCAGGACGACCCGGCCCTCCACCGAGGCGACGCCGGCGACTGCCTGGCCTAA
- a CDS encoding FadR/GntR family transcriptional regulator: MTRHARIVDELGRLIVAGVFGAGQPIVPEDLGRRFSASRTMVREALRVLESKGLVAARPRVGTWTRPPEHWNAIDPDVIAWRAAGPERSRQLAELFELRLAIEPQAARMAAWHRRPDELAVLVATYGLMADAVGLPAFQEADRAFHAALLRASGNALIAQLRGPAVAALEEVPGDGVLAAHARVVAMVLEKNADGAESATRHLLETVAPPIPRV, from the coding sequence ATGACCCGGCATGCCCGGATCGTCGACGAACTGGGCAGGCTGATCGTCGCCGGGGTCTTCGGGGCCGGGCAGCCGATCGTCCCCGAAGACCTCGGGCGCCGGTTCTCCGCGTCGCGCACGATGGTGCGGGAAGCGTTGCGGGTACTGGAATCCAAGGGCCTGGTCGCGGCGCGGCCGCGCGTCGGCACCTGGACACGGCCACCGGAACACTGGAACGCGATCGATCCGGACGTCATCGCCTGGCGGGCCGCCGGGCCCGAGCGTTCCCGGCAGCTGGCGGAACTGTTCGAACTCCGGCTGGCGATCGAACCGCAAGCGGCGAGAATGGCCGCGTGGCACCGTCGCCCGGACGAGCTCGCGGTCCTCGTCGCGACGTACGGCCTGATGGCGGACGCGGTCGGCCTCCCGGCTTTCCAGGAGGCCGACCGCGCCTTCCACGCGGCCCTGCTTCGCGCGTCCGGCAACGCCTTGATCGCGCAATTGCGGGGTCCGGCCGTGGCCGCGCTCGAAGAGGTTCCCGGCGACGGCGTGCTGGCCGCCCATGCGCGGGTGGTGGCGATGGTGCTCGAAAAGAACGCCGACGGCGCGGAGTCGGCGACGCGGCACTTGCTGGAAACCGTCGCTCCGCCGATCCCCCGCGTTTAG
- a CDS encoding ABC transporter permease gives MTTIAHPVSPFRRTVTAIGVQNSSLLLTLIALVILMSSLNENFLRTNNLLLIGSAITIMGLLSLVQTLVIILGALDISVGSMAGLASVVSAMVFTSTGSSAVGTLAAIGVGVVCGLVNGMIIIFGRVNPVVATLAMLATYKGIAQVISDGKAQGYTGADDLFIFLAKGSIAGLPTLLWVFLIVAAVLHFLLRYTDIGRNIYAIGGNDTAARLAGININRYIIGVYALVGVVAAIAGLLITARTGSGQPTSGSEGLELLAVTGAALGGTMLKGGKGSIISTVLAVIILGVLNNGMSGLGVNPFWQNMATGTLLVVAVVLQQVRSGERRVGLPV, from the coding sequence GTGACGACCATCGCCCACCCGGTGTCACCGTTCCGCCGGACGGTGACCGCGATCGGCGTGCAGAACTCGAGCCTGCTGCTCACCCTGATCGCGCTGGTGATCCTGATGAGCTCGCTGAACGAGAACTTCCTCCGTACCAACAACCTGCTGCTGATCGGCAGCGCGATCACCATCATGGGACTGCTCTCGCTGGTGCAGACCCTGGTGATCATCCTCGGCGCGCTGGACATCTCGGTCGGCTCGATGGCCGGGCTCGCGTCGGTGGTGTCGGCGATGGTGTTCACCTCGACCGGGAGCTCCGCTGTCGGCACCCTCGCCGCGATCGGCGTCGGCGTGGTGTGCGGCCTGGTGAACGGCATGATCATCATCTTCGGCCGGGTGAACCCGGTGGTCGCGACGCTCGCGATGCTGGCGACGTACAAGGGCATCGCACAGGTGATCTCGGACGGCAAGGCGCAGGGCTACACCGGCGCCGACGACCTGTTCATCTTCCTGGCCAAGGGATCCATCGCCGGGCTGCCGACGTTGCTGTGGGTGTTCCTGATCGTCGCGGCGGTGCTGCACTTCCTGTTGCGCTACACCGACATCGGCCGCAACATCTACGCCATCGGCGGCAACGACACCGCCGCCCGGCTCGCCGGGATCAACATCAACCGCTACATCATCGGCGTCTACGCGCTCGTCGGCGTGGTCGCGGCGATCGCGGGGCTGCTGATCACCGCGCGCACCGGCTCCGGCCAGCCGACGTCCGGCTCCGAGGGGCTCGAACTGCTCGCCGTCACCGGCGCCGCGCTCGGCGGCACGATGCTCAAGGGCGGCAAGGGGTCCATCATCAGCACCGTGCTCGCGGTGATCATTCTCGGCGTGCTCAACAACGGGATGTCCGGGCTCGGCGTCAACCCGTTCTGGCAGAACATGGCCACCGGGACCCTGCTCGTCGTCGCCGTCGTGCTCCAGCAGGTCCGCAGCGGGGAACGCCGAGTCGGCCTGCCCGTATGA
- a CDS encoding sugar ABC transporter ATP-binding protein, whose amino-acid sequence MATSEPAAALTAQGISKRFSGVTALDGVTLDFRPGEVLALMGENGAGKSTLLRVLSGDHGPDDGHLLIDGSPVLFDSPRAAMAAGVRVIYQEPEIIPHVSVAENVFVGELPARGRLVNRRTLHRMTQDALREYGFEGVLQPSTLGSRLSPAQRQLVEILRVLTAATPPKVIAFDEPTSSLSEHEVDALFALIRRLRDSGVAVVYVSHRMKEIFQLADRVAVLRDGTLIGVEDAASTDENRLVRMMIGRDLSTLERRSAQETGRVVLRLDGVTTDDVTDISLEVRAGEVVCLAGLVGAGRSELAHAIVGDLPVRSGTVELDGKPLRARTPGDAVKAGIGFAPEERKTDALLMQRSVRDNVSIAALDRLSQFRVVRRAKERELVDEYVRELRVRTPSMEQEVRKLSGGNQQKTVLARWLARRPKLLILDEPTRGVDVGAKAEIYRIIDGLAAEGIALLVISSDLPEVLSLADRIVVLRAGRVAGELGRDDASEEAVLTLAIPATEDTEEIAS is encoded by the coding sequence ATGGCCACATCCGAACCCGCGGCGGCGCTGACCGCCCAAGGGATCAGCAAACGGTTCTCCGGGGTGACCGCGCTCGACGGCGTCACCCTGGACTTCCGGCCCGGCGAGGTCCTCGCGCTGATGGGCGAGAACGGCGCGGGCAAGTCCACCCTGCTGCGGGTGCTGTCGGGCGACCACGGTCCCGACGACGGGCACCTGCTGATCGACGGCTCACCGGTGCTGTTCGACTCCCCGCGGGCCGCGATGGCCGCCGGAGTCCGGGTGATCTACCAGGAGCCGGAAATCATCCCGCACGTTTCGGTGGCGGAGAACGTCTTCGTCGGCGAGCTGCCCGCGCGGGGACGGCTGGTCAACCGCCGGACCCTGCATCGGATGACGCAGGACGCGTTGCGGGAGTACGGATTCGAGGGTGTGCTGCAGCCCTCGACGCTCGGGAGCAGGCTGTCCCCCGCGCAACGGCAGCTGGTCGAGATCCTGCGGGTGCTCACCGCCGCGACACCGCCGAAGGTGATCGCGTTCGACGAGCCGACGTCTTCGCTGTCCGAGCACGAGGTCGACGCGCTGTTCGCGCTGATCCGGCGGCTGCGGGACAGCGGGGTGGCGGTCGTCTACGTCTCACACCGGATGAAGGAGATCTTCCAGCTCGCCGACCGGGTGGCGGTGTTGCGCGACGGCACCCTGATCGGGGTCGAGGACGCGGCGTCCACCGACGAGAACCGGCTGGTGCGCATGATGATCGGCCGCGATCTGTCCACTTTGGAGCGCCGGAGCGCGCAGGAGACCGGCCGGGTGGTGCTGCGGCTCGACGGCGTCACCACCGACGACGTCACGGACATCTCCCTGGAGGTCCGGGCGGGCGAGGTCGTCTGCCTCGCCGGACTGGTCGGTGCCGGGCGCTCGGAACTCGCGCACGCGATCGTCGGCGATCTGCCGGTGCGCTCGGGAACCGTCGAACTGGACGGGAAACCGTTGCGCGCCCGCACTCCCGGCGACGCGGTCAAGGCGGGGATCGGCTTCGCGCCGGAGGAACGCAAGACCGACGCGTTGCTGATGCAGCGGTCCGTGCGGGACAACGTCTCCATCGCGGCGCTGGACCGGCTGAGCCAGTTCCGGGTGGTGCGGCGGGCCAAGGAACGCGAGCTCGTCGACGAATACGTGCGCGAATTGCGCGTGCGGACGCCGTCGATGGAGCAGGAGGTCCGCAAGCTGTCGGGCGGCAACCAGCAGAAGACCGTCCTCGCCCGCTGGCTCGCGCGGCGCCCGAAGCTGCTGATCCTCGACGAACCGACGCGCGGGGTCGACGTCGGCGCGAAGGCCGAGATCTACCGGATCATCGACGGTCTCGCCGCCGAGGGCATCGCCCTGCTGGTGATCTCGTCCGATCTGCCCGAGGTGCTGAGCCTCGCCGACCGGATCGTCGTCCTGCGCGCGGGCCGGGTCGCCGGAGAGCTCGGCCGTGACGACGCGAGTGAAGAAGCCGTGCTGACTTTGGCCATCCCGGCCACCGAAGACACTGAGGAGATCGCCTCGTGA
- a CDS encoding substrate-binding domain-containing protein: MLTGCSSGKDTAAPQQQAPASGKITLFYLQKQGDQQYFVEQAQGAQEKAKELGVELKVVNLGQDANKAITELDAAVAQGANGIAIVVPDQAIGPQVLDKAKSSGIPIIASDDVIKDGAGTKSPFVGFNGSQMGDSVGKEAAKLFKAAGWTAADTKIISAYKQDLTVCKDRVSAAKAAFDKDAGAQVPVIEVGTDNTPVDAQNRTGAVIGSNPGVKHWVVWGCNDENETGAVTALANSGVASADIIGVGLGAYLTCKDWAAGKETGNKAALFISGAEVGRTAIQLLVDKVKNSKDLPPETIAKTQIVTKDNYKQAGVNCI; the protein is encoded by the coding sequence GTGTTGACCGGCTGCTCGTCCGGCAAAGACACCGCCGCGCCGCAGCAGCAGGCGCCCGCGAGCGGCAAGATCACCCTGTTCTACCTGCAGAAACAGGGCGACCAGCAGTACTTCGTCGAGCAGGCGCAGGGCGCGCAGGAGAAGGCGAAGGAACTGGGTGTCGAACTGAAGGTCGTCAACCTCGGGCAGGACGCCAACAAGGCGATCACCGAACTCGACGCCGCGGTCGCCCAGGGCGCCAACGGCATCGCGATCGTCGTCCCCGACCAGGCCATCGGCCCGCAGGTGCTCGACAAGGCGAAGAGCTCGGGCATCCCGATCATCGCCTCCGACGACGTGATCAAGGACGGCGCCGGGACGAAGTCGCCGTTCGTCGGCTTCAACGGCTCCCAGATGGGCGATTCGGTCGGCAAGGAAGCGGCGAAGCTGTTCAAGGCGGCCGGCTGGACCGCGGCCGACACCAAGATCATCAGTGCGTACAAGCAGGACTTGACGGTGTGCAAGGACCGCGTCTCCGCCGCGAAGGCCGCCTTCGACAAGGACGCAGGCGCGCAGGTGCCGGTGATCGAGGTCGGCACCGACAACACCCCGGTGGACGCGCAGAACCGCACCGGCGCGGTGATCGGCTCGAACCCGGGCGTCAAGCACTGGGTGGTCTGGGGCTGCAACGACGAGAACGAGACCGGTGCGGTCACCGCGCTCGCGAACTCGGGCGTCGCCTCGGCCGACATCATCGGCGTCGGTCTCGGTGCCTACCTGACCTGCAAGGACTGGGCCGCGGGCAAGGAGACCGGGAACAAGGCGGCGCTGTTCATCTCCGGCGCCGAGGTCGGCCGCACCGCGATCCAGCTGCTGGTGGACAAGGTGAAGAACTCGAAGGACCTGCCCCCGGAGACGATCGCGAAGACCCAGATCGTCACCAAGGACAACTACAAGCAGGCCGGCGTCAACTGCATCTGA
- a CDS encoding CapA family protein translates to MFSSRVRQTTALLGAALLLTACSSTPEQQQQPAASEAPATASQAPGGAFTVVATGDVLIHPALTDQAKEDGGGKIDYRPLLAGIKPLISGADLGICHLETPLAPKGGPYSGYPSFSAPPEIVDALKDTGYDNCSTASNHTIDQGVDGATRTLDKLDEAGIKHTGSARSAEEAKKPLIVDVKGVKVAQISFSYGFNGIKVPSGKPWLVNQIDAEDVIAQAKAARKAGAQVVLASLHWGTEYQHDPTAEQRSLAKKLLGDDSIDLIIGHHAHVVQPFEQINGKWVAYGLGNSVARHSEPKGSTEQGAAARFRFVRDGERWKVDKAEYVPTLVQLGPPIRLLDLTAGQSGNAGADALEATDEVVLSRGAGDQGLTRPGR, encoded by the coding sequence ATGTTCAGCTCCCGCGTCCGTCAGACCACCGCGCTCCTCGGCGCGGCCCTCCTGCTCACCGCGTGCAGTTCCACTCCCGAGCAGCAGCAGCAGCCCGCCGCGTCCGAGGCTCCGGCGACGGCGAGTCAGGCACCCGGCGGCGCGTTCACCGTGGTCGCGACCGGCGACGTGCTGATCCATCCCGCGCTGACCGACCAGGCGAAGGAGGACGGTGGCGGCAAGATCGACTACCGGCCGCTCCTGGCCGGGATCAAACCGCTGATCTCCGGCGCCGACCTAGGCATCTGCCATCTGGAGACCCCGCTCGCGCCGAAGGGCGGGCCCTACAGCGGCTACCCGTCGTTCAGCGCGCCGCCGGAGATCGTCGACGCGCTCAAGGACACCGGCTACGACAACTGCTCGACGGCGTCCAACCACACGATCGACCAGGGCGTGGACGGCGCGACGCGGACGCTCGACAAACTCGACGAGGCGGGGATCAAGCACACCGGCTCGGCACGCTCGGCCGAAGAAGCGAAGAAGCCGCTGATCGTCGACGTCAAGGGCGTCAAGGTCGCCCAGATCTCCTTCTCCTACGGGTTCAACGGGATCAAGGTGCCCTCGGGGAAACCCTGGCTGGTCAACCAGATCGACGCCGAAGACGTGATCGCCCAGGCCAAGGCGGCGCGGAAGGCGGGCGCCCAGGTCGTCCTCGCGAGCCTGCACTGGGGCACCGAGTACCAGCACGACCCGACGGCCGAACAGCGCTCACTGGCGAAGAAACTCCTCGGTGACGACTCGATCGACCTGATCATCGGCCACCACGCGCACGTCGTGCAGCCCTTCGAACAGATCAACGGCAAATGGGTCGCCTACGGCCTCGGCAACAGCGTCGCCCGGCATTCGGAGCCGAAGGGCTCGACCGAACAAGGGGCGGCCGCGCGGTTCCGGTTCGTGCGGGACGGCGAACGCTGGAAGGTCGACAAGGCCGAGTACGTCCCGACACTGGTCCAGCTCGGCCCGCCGATCCGGTTGCTCGACCTGACCGCGGGGCAGAGCGGGAACGCCGGAGCGGACGCGCTCGAGGCCACCGACGAGGTCGTCCTCAGCCGTGGCGCCGGCGATCAGGGGTTGACCCGCCCCGGTCGCTGA